The proteins below are encoded in one region of Halocatena salina:
- a CDS encoding ABC transporter ATP-binding protein encodes MAAIELQGVTKRFGEVTALNDLDLTVENGEIYGFLGPNGAGKSTTINVLLDFVRPTAGSARVLGYDAREESTQIRQRVGVLPDGYHVYDRLTGRQHLQFAIDSKNADDDPDELLSRVGIADAADRKAGGYSKGMAQRLVLGMALVGEPDLLILDEPSTGLDPAGAREMREIIREECNRGASVFFSSHILGQVDSICDRVGILREGKLVAEDTINGLRDAIGTQSTLVVHVDRIPDDIEQRLRALSGVSGVMVDGTAITVESSDDSKSAVLSTIEESGATVEDFATEDASLEDLFMAYTNDEQRVVA; translated from the coding sequence ATGGCCGCCATCGAACTCCAAGGCGTAACAAAACGGTTTGGAGAGGTCACCGCCCTGAATGACCTCGATCTTACAGTAGAGAACGGCGAGATATACGGCTTTTTAGGTCCAAACGGTGCTGGAAAATCGACGACGATCAACGTGTTGCTCGATTTCGTGCGCCCGACAGCCGGAAGTGCGCGGGTGCTTGGTTATGACGCCCGCGAGGAGAGCACCCAGATCAGACAGCGCGTCGGCGTGTTGCCCGACGGCTATCACGTGTACGATCGGCTTACCGGCCGTCAACACCTCCAGTTCGCCATCGATTCGAAGAACGCCGACGATGACCCTGACGAGTTGCTATCACGGGTCGGTATCGCCGACGCCGCGGATCGGAAGGCAGGCGGCTACTCGAAAGGAATGGCCCAACGACTTGTACTCGGAATGGCGCTCGTCGGGGAGCCAGACCTACTTATCCTAGACGAGCCATCGACGGGACTAGATCCCGCAGGCGCTCGCGAGATGCGTGAAATCATCCGTGAGGAGTGCAATCGCGGTGCCTCCGTGTTCTTTTCGAGTCATATCCTCGGTCAGGTCGATTCGATCTGTGACCGAGTTGGCATCCTTCGGGAGGGTAAACTCGTCGCGGAGGACACGATCAATGGACTGCGCGATGCGATCGGAACTCAGTCGACGTTAGTTGTCCACGTCGACCGGATACCAGACGACATCGAACAGCGGCTCCGGGCGCTCAGCGGCGTGTCAGGGGTCATGGTCGACGGGACGGCCATTACGGTCGAATCGAGTGACGACTCGAAATCTGCGGTGTTGAGTACGATCGAAGAGAGCGGTGCGACCGTCGAGGACTTCGCTACCGAAGACGCGAGTCTCGAAGATCTGTTTATGGCGTACACCAACGACGAACAGCGGGTGGTCGCATGA